The following coding sequences lie in one Maribacter forsetii DSM 18668 genomic window:
- a CDS encoding peptidase domain-containing ABC transporter produces MNKNILTAWQRFLGLLKLDKKDIFQVFYYAIFAGVVNLSLPLGIQAIINLMQGAQISSSWVVLVIGVTVGVAFVGILQLMQIRIIENVQQKIFTRASFEFAYRFPKIKMSELHNYYPPELANRFFDTLTIQKSLSKVLIDFPAALLQIIFGLLLLSFYHPFFIVYGMLLLLLIYVVFKFTAQRGLDTSLDESKSKYKVAHWLQEIARSIVSFKLSGKTSHALDKNDTLVVEYLNARESHFRVIVLQFIQMIGFKVLVTAGLLLIGGLLVLNQEMNIGQFVAAEIIILLVINSVEKLITGLETFYDLLTSLEKMGQVVDKGLETQEGEKPFLENQSFTVELSNISYSVPDPKREIISNLSLNISPTCTILLRGNSGSGKNTLLRLIAGIIEPDSGGVYVNGVSLKGMNLNYYRSHLGQSLPEESPFEGTILHNITFGDTETTNEQVYWALDKVGLTDFVKKQPDGLNTVLYPEGKQIPYTVSKKIVLARSIVRKPKLLILKDPLDQFNSEEADRILNFLSDASNGWALLVVSENDKWIKKCSRIITMDKGQIINEISGKDA; encoded by the coding sequence ATGAATAAAAATATACTAACCGCCTGGCAACGTTTTCTTGGGCTTTTAAAATTAGACAAGAAAGACATATTTCAGGTATTCTACTACGCCATATTTGCGGGTGTTGTTAACCTTTCCTTGCCTTTAGGTATCCAAGCAATCATCAATTTAATGCAAGGTGCGCAAATAAGCTCATCTTGGGTGGTTTTGGTAATTGGGGTAACTGTAGGTGTGGCTTTTGTAGGTATTCTGCAATTAATGCAAATAAGAATTATAGAAAATGTACAGCAAAAGATATTTACACGGGCATCGTTCGAATTTGCATATCGTTTCCCTAAGATAAAAATGAGCGAACTTCATAATTACTACCCGCCAGAATTGGCAAATCGTTTTTTTGATACGTTGACCATTCAGAAATCGTTATCAAAGGTTTTAATAGATTTTCCTGCTGCGTTATTACAGATTATTTTTGGCTTATTGCTGTTATCTTTTTATCATCCATTTTTTATTGTGTATGGTATGCTGTTACTTCTATTAATATATGTGGTTTTTAAGTTTACGGCACAACGAGGCTTAGATACCAGTTTAGATGAGTCAAAGAGCAAGTATAAAGTAGCGCATTGGTTACAAGAGATAGCACGTTCTATTGTTAGTTTTAAATTATCTGGTAAAACTTCTCATGCTTTAGATAAGAATGACACCTTGGTGGTTGAGTATTTGAATGCACGAGAAAGTCATTTTAGGGTTATTGTGTTACAATTCATTCAAATGATAGGTTTTAAGGTTTTGGTAACTGCGGGGCTTCTGCTAATTGGTGGGCTACTGGTATTGAACCAAGAAATGAATATAGGGCAGTTTGTAGCTGCGGAAATCATTATACTTTTAGTAATCAACTCTGTAGAAAAATTGATAACAGGCTTAGAGACCTTTTATGATTTGTTGACTTCATTAGAAAAAATGGGTCAGGTCGTAGATAAAGGGCTAGAAACACAAGAAGGCGAAAAGCCATTTTTAGAAAATCAGTCATTTACTGTAGAGTTAAGCAATATATCTTATAGTGTACCCGATCCAAAAAGAGAGATAATTTCAAATCTAAGTTTAAACATTTCGCCAACATGCACCATTCTTTTAAGAGGAAATAGTGGCTCTGGTAAGAATACGTTATTACGACTTATTGCAGGAATTATTGAACCAGATAGTGGCGGAGTTTATGTAAACGGAGTCTCTTTAAAAGGGATGAATTTAAATTATTATCGTTCGCACCTGGGTCAATCGTTACCAGAAGAATCACCTTTTGAGGGTACTATTCTACATAACATCACTTTCGGGGATACAGAAACTACAAATGAGCAAGTGTACTGGGCGTTGGACAAAGTGGGACTTACGGATTTTGTTAAGAAACAACCAGACGGACTTAATACCGTGTTATACCCAGAAGGAAAGCAGATTCCATATACAGTTTCTAAAAAAATAGTGTTGGCGAGAAGTATAGTTCGTAAACCTAAATTACTAATTCTAAAAGACCCCCTTGATCAATTTAATAGTGAAGAAGCAGATAGGATCTTAAACTTTTTAAGTGATGCATCTAACGGTTGGGCATTACTTGTTGTAAGTGAAAACGATAAGTGGATTAAAAAATGTTCTCGAATTATTACGATGGATAAAGGACAGATTATTAACGAAATCTCAGGAAAAGATGCTTAA
- a CDS encoding TetR/AcrR family transcriptional regulator, with translation MDQLMQSVQIKINEKLFLKNPESSELGKKIVEISIQMINEMGFEKFTFKKLGVQIGSNESSIYRYFENKHKLLVYLTSWFWGWMEYQLVFATYGIQNPKEKLLKSILIITREIKEDSAFSHINEVSLNKIVINEYSKSYLTKEVDTENKEGFYIIYKRLVGRLADMISEVDESYEYPLSLASTILENGLHQHYLKEHFPTLTDCNKKVTPTQYLTHLVFNTLKQNLDE, from the coding sequence ATGGATCAGTTGATGCAAAGTGTGCAAATCAAGATTAATGAAAAACTATTTTTAAAGAACCCTGAGTCTTCTGAATTAGGAAAGAAAATTGTAGAGATTAGTATTCAGATGATCAATGAAATGGGTTTTGAAAAATTCACATTTAAAAAATTAGGAGTCCAGATTGGATCCAATGAAAGTTCAATCTATCGGTATTTTGAGAATAAACATAAGCTGTTGGTTTATCTCACATCTTGGTTTTGGGGGTGGATGGAATATCAACTGGTTTTTGCCACATACGGAATCCAAAATCCGAAGGAGAAATTATTGAAATCAATCTTGATCATTACCAGAGAGATAAAAGAAGATTCGGCATTCTCGCATATCAATGAAGTGTCATTAAATAAGATAGTTATTAACGAGTATTCAAAATCTTATTTGACCAAGGAAGTAGATACTGAAAATAAAGAAGGTTTTTATATTATTTACAAGAGATTGGTAGGCAGGTTGGCAGACATGATTTCAGAGGTAGATGAGAGTTATGAATATCCATTAAGTTTGGCAAGTACCATACTTGAAAACGGTTTACACCAACATTATTTAAAAGAACATTTTCCGACACTTACAGATTGTAACAAAAAGGTTACACCTACACAATATTTAACCCATCTTGTGTTCAATACATTAAAACAAAATTTAGATGAATAA
- a CDS encoding DNA-3-methyladenine glycosylase I, with product MEPVRCGWCKGDTLYEAYHDHEWGVPVKDDELLFEFLVLETFQAGLSWITILKRREHFRVAFDHFNYKKIAKYPESKILALLQDKGIIRNKLKVRATVTNAIAFMEIQKEFGSFSSYIWEFVNYEPITNKVINYKEAPANTSISDDISKDLKKRGFKFVGSTIIYAFMQATGMVNDHQIDCFRYNQV from the coding sequence ATGGAACCTGTTAGATGTGGCTGGTGCAAAGGTGATACGCTATATGAAGCTTATCATGATCACGAATGGGGAGTTCCCGTAAAAGATGATGAACTATTATTTGAGTTCTTGGTATTGGAAACATTTCAAGCAGGTCTTAGCTGGATTACCATTTTAAAAAGACGGGAACATTTTAGAGTAGCTTTTGATCATTTCAATTATAAGAAGATTGCAAAATATCCCGAATCTAAAATTCTAGCTTTACTGCAAGACAAAGGTATTATTAGAAATAAACTTAAGGTTCGTGCTACGGTTACCAATGCTATTGCTTTCATGGAAATTCAAAAAGAGTTTGGCAGCTTTAGCAGCTATATTTGGGAATTTGTAAACTATGAACCTATTACCAATAAAGTAATCAATTACAAAGAGGCACCTGCCAACACTTCAATTTCTGACGACATTAGTAAAGACCTAAAAAAACGCGGATTCAAATTTGTAGGTAGCACGATTATTTATGCATTCATGCAGGCTACAGGTATGGTGAACGATCATCAAATAGATTGTTTTAGATATAATCAAGTATAG
- a CDS encoding DUF2490 domain-containing protein, giving the protein MITYCIRVRFIIVLLLLCVSYARSQNNTIAYWEPEVALNYKLTPLLKQNFSLSNRNYTYHNNKAQLTIRQIEIAHFSSLTIDPYKSIGFGVQYRFREAFESEKENELRLTQQFNITKKTNSARFGNRFRIEQRIQPSNFVHRFRYRFAIDIPLKGLKMDIGEPYLVATTESLLSIGKSIKPMYDQRLTSEIGWSISKHLKAQLGVQFRIENYTESTAHVFLFLNSLVISI; this is encoded by the coding sequence ATGATCACGTACTGTATTAGAGTTCGGTTTATCATAGTATTACTATTATTATGTGTTTCTTACGCTCGATCGCAAAATAATACAATAGCGTATTGGGAACCTGAAGTAGCCCTAAACTATAAATTAACCCCATTGCTTAAACAGAACTTTTCGTTGTCGAACAGAAATTATACGTACCATAACAATAAGGCTCAGCTAACCATACGGCAAATAGAAATTGCTCATTTTTCTTCTTTGACTATCGACCCATATAAGAGCATAGGTTTTGGTGTTCAATATCGATTTAGAGAGGCATTTGAAAGTGAGAAAGAAAATGAACTTAGGCTTACCCAACAATTTAACATCACTAAAAAAACCAATAGTGCTCGTTTTGGTAATAGATTTAGAATTGAGCAACGCATTCAACCTTCTAACTTTGTGCATCGTTTTAGATATCGTTTTGCCATAGATATTCCATTAAAAGGTTTAAAAATGGATATTGGCGAACCCTATTTGGTCGCTACTACAGAATCTTTGTTAAGTATAGGTAAAAGCATTAAACCCATGTACGATCAACGACTGACCTCAGAAATTGGTTGGTCTATTTCAAAACACCTAAAAGCGCAATTAGGGGTTCAGTTTAGAATAGAAAATTATACAGAAAGTACAGCACATGTTTTCCTTTTTCTAAACAGTTTGGTTATCTCAATTTAA
- the aat gene encoding leucyl/phenylalanyl-tRNA--protein transferase, with protein MYFLTDELIFPPVDSANVEGLLAVGGDLSPERLLLAYQSGIFPWFDNDAIILWWSPDPRMILYPDQIRISKSMRKVIRNKQFRLTKNMCFREVLEYCSSVPREGQDGTWITDDMKNAYIALHEKGIAKSYEVWEDDALVGGLYGVDIGDVFCGESMFSLTSNASKFAFIKLAEELQAKDYKVIDCQLHTDHLESMGAQEIPRREFMRFLN; from the coding sequence ATGTATTTTTTGACCGATGAACTTATTTTTCCACCAGTAGATAGTGCCAATGTAGAAGGCTTGTTGGCAGTTGGCGGCGATCTCTCTCCAGAACGATTATTATTGGCATACCAAAGTGGAATTTTCCCATGGTTTGATAATGATGCTATCATTCTATGGTGGAGTCCTGATCCTAGAATGATTTTATATCCCGATCAAATAAGAATCTCAAAAAGTATGCGTAAAGTTATTCGTAACAAACAGTTTCGATTAACAAAAAATATGTGTTTTAGAGAAGTGTTAGAGTATTGTTCGTCTGTACCACGTGAAGGTCAAGATGGTACTTGGATTACTGATGATATGAAAAATGCATATATAGCACTACATGAAAAAGGTATTGCAAAATCATATGAGGTTTGGGAAGATGATGCTTTGGTTGGGGGGTTATATGGGGTTGATATAGGTGATGTATTCTGTGGTGAAAGTATGTTCAGCTTAACTTCTAATGCATCAAAATTTGCATTCATCAAACTAGCCGAAGAATTACAGGCTAAAGATTATAAGGTTATAGATTGCCAATTACATACTGATCATCTAGAAAGTATGGGTGCGCAAGAAATACCAAGAAGAGAGTTCATGAGGTTTTTAAATTGA
- a CDS encoding DUF3127 domain-containing protein translates to MEIEGKVKLIGETQTFGSNGFRKRELVVTTDEQYPQHIMIEFVQDKCDLLNNYGVGQDVKVSINLRGREWTNPQGQVKYFNSIQGWRIEGASQGAAAGMPPVAPMEAFEPADNLNEEDHDDLPF, encoded by the coding sequence ATGGAAATAGAAGGTAAAGTAAAATTGATAGGAGAAACCCAAACTTTTGGGTCTAATGGCTTTAGAAAAAGAGAATTGGTTGTTACTACAGATGAGCAGTATCCACAACATATAATGATAGAGTTTGTTCAAGATAAATGTGATTTATTGAACAACTACGGTGTAGGTCAAGATGTAAAAGTAAGCATTAACCTAAGAGGTAGAGAGTGGACAAATCCTCAAGGTCAAGTAAAGTATTTTAACTCTATTCAAGGATGGCGTATAGAAGGAGCATCTCAGGGAGCAGCAGCGGGTATGCCGCCAGTTGCACCAATGGAAGCTTTTGAGCCTGCAGATAATTTAAATGAAGAGGATCATGATGATCTTCCTTTCTAA
- a CDS encoding sensor histidine kinase — translation MNFIPKNKISNIFLLIGSFVVVSLILWNTNSFFKQFKEEERLKMEIWATAQSEFLQSSETVDLGSLHLKVFQNNTSTPMILINKDKSIRVNNFPPNKSQDSVFIQNQLRKFKNENIPISIDQQGEHLATLYYGNSDVLTKLKYYPIALLLIIFLFAAVIYFLFKTNKASEQNKLWAGMAKETAHQIGTPLSSLLGWNELLKSEAINPSITKEIEKDIDRLETITERFSKIGSLPKLEESDIVKETRDAFDYLKRRSSKLIHFSFSTKVDYLPVMLNSSLYNWTIENLVKNGIDAMRGKGSIAIEIVQDNKYVNILIADTGHGISKSNYNSIFTPGFTSKKRGWGLGLSLVKRIVEEYHDGKIKVLSSGKEGTIMQISLKVVH, via the coding sequence ATGAACTTTATTCCTAAAAACAAAATTTCCAACATTTTTCTATTGATAGGCTCCTTCGTAGTTGTGAGTCTAATCTTATGGAATACCAATAGCTTTTTTAAACAATTTAAAGAAGAAGAACGCCTTAAAATGGAAATCTGGGCTACGGCCCAATCAGAGTTTCTACAATCTTCTGAAACTGTAGACCTTGGCAGTTTACATTTAAAGGTTTTTCAAAACAATACCTCTACCCCAATGATTCTTATCAATAAAGATAAATCGATCAGGGTAAATAATTTTCCGCCTAACAAATCTCAAGACTCCGTTTTTATACAAAATCAACTTAGGAAATTCAAAAACGAAAACATACCTATATCCATTGATCAACAAGGAGAACATTTGGCAACTTTATACTACGGGAATTCTGATGTTTTAACTAAACTGAAGTATTATCCTATTGCCCTACTTCTTATCATTTTTCTATTCGCTGCAGTTATCTATTTCTTGTTCAAAACCAATAAAGCCTCTGAACAGAATAAATTATGGGCTGGGATGGCCAAAGAAACTGCGCACCAGATTGGCACTCCGCTTTCTTCTCTTTTAGGATGGAACGAACTACTAAAATCTGAAGCTATCAACCCTAGCATTACCAAAGAAATTGAAAAGGATATTGATCGATTAGAGACCATTACCGAGCGCTTTTCTAAAATTGGTTCATTACCAAAACTTGAAGAAAGCGATATTGTAAAAGAAACCCGAGATGCCTTCGATTACTTAAAACGAAGAAGCTCTAAACTTATTCACTTTTCTTTCAGCACAAAGGTAGATTACCTACCGGTTATGTTAAACAGTTCTTTATACAATTGGACGATAGAAAACTTGGTTAAAAACGGAATTGATGCCATGAGAGGCAAAGGCAGTATTGCAATTGAGATAGTTCAAGACAACAAATATGTCAACATTTTAATTGCGGATACGGGACACGGTATTTCTAAAAGCAACTATAATAGTATCTTTACACCTGGCTTTACTTCTAAAAAAAGAGGTTGGGGCCTAGGACTTTCTTTGGTTAAGCGCATAGTGGAAGAATATCACGATGGCAAAATAAAGGTGTTATCATCTGGCAAAGAAGGTACTATAATGCAAATTTCTTTAAAAGTGGTTCACTAA
- a CDS encoding HIT family protein, translating into MPTIFTKIINGEIPCFKVAEDDKFLAFLDINPNAKGHTLCIPKKEVDKILDLDEETYLGLMSFSRKVGKALEETVDCKRVGMSVIGLEVPHVHVHLIPLNEMKDATFQHKVKLSNEELSDLAKAIGSKVE; encoded by the coding sequence ATGCCAACTATTTTTACGAAGATTATCAATGGTGAAATTCCGTGCTTTAAAGTAGCTGAAGATGACAAGTTTTTGGCTTTTTTAGATATTAATCCCAATGCAAAAGGGCATACATTGTGTATACCTAAAAAAGAGGTTGATAAAATTTTAGATTTAGATGAAGAAACCTATTTGGGCCTGATGTCTTTTTCTAGAAAAGTAGGGAAAGCGTTAGAGGAAACAGTTGATTGCAAGCGTGTGGGTATGTCTGTTATTGGTTTGGAAGTACCCCATGTACATGTTCATTTAATTCCGTTGAATGAAATGAAAGATGCTACTTTTCAGCATAAGGTAAAATTGAGTAATGAAGAACTTAGTGATCTAGCTAAAGCAATAGGTTCTAAAGTTGAATAG
- the greA gene encoding transcription elongation factor GreA, producing MSNISYYTVEGLKKLKAELNHLRDVERPKASQAIAEARDKGDLSENAEYDAAKEAQGLLEMKISKMENTVANARIIDESQLDTSKVLVLSTVKLKNQNNGMEMSYKLVAESEADLKTGKISVSSPIGKGLLGKKVGDTAEITVPSGAIKFEILEITRA from the coding sequence ATGAGTAATATATCATACTATACTGTCGAGGGGTTAAAAAAGCTCAAGGCAGAACTAAATCATTTACGAGATGTTGAGCGCCCAAAAGCGTCTCAAGCAATTGCTGAAGCAAGAGATAAAGGAGATTTGTCAGAAAACGCTGAATATGATGCTGCGAAAGAAGCACAGGGACTCTTGGAAATGAAAATTTCCAAGATGGAAAATACGGTAGCTAACGCACGAATTATTGACGAGTCTCAATTAGATACATCTAAAGTTTTGGTGCTTTCTACTGTAAAGTTGAAAAATCAGAATAATGGCATGGAAATGAGCTATAAATTGGTAGCGGAAAGTGAGGCGGATTTAAAAACTGGAAAAATATCTGTAAGCTCGCCAATTGGCAAAGGTCTTTTGGGTAAGAAAGTGGGAGATACTGCTGAAATTACCGTTCCTAGCGGAGCTATAAAATTTGAAATTCTTGAAATTACAAGAGCTTAA
- a CDS encoding Rieske (2Fe-2S) protein produces MMKRLSIVILLIITACSNDGTNRNPFLQEIGFRFEANLNLPTYSPLTNTGSVVYINSDLAGTRGVFVINSGFDQFRAFEGSCPNHAPNDCSTMSFSGQVATCSCEGYEYSLFTGQLLNRPDDENRYYDMLEYRATFSGGSVIISN; encoded by the coding sequence ATGATGAAGAGATTAAGCATTGTAATTCTGTTGATTATTACTGCTTGTAGCAATGACGGCACAAATAGAAATCCGTTTTTACAGGAAATAGGTTTTCGCTTTGAAGCAAATTTAAACTTACCTACCTACAGTCCTCTTACAAACACTGGCAGTGTGGTTTATATTAATAGTGATCTTGCTGGTACTAGAGGAGTTTTTGTAATCAACTCTGGCTTTGATCAATTTAGGGCTTTTGAAGGTAGTTGCCCAAATCACGCCCCTAATGATTGCTCTACCATGTCTTTTAGTGGACAAGTTGCCACCTGTTCATGTGAAGGTTATGAGTATAGCTTATTTACAGGTCAATTATTAAATAGACCCGATGATGAAAACCGCTATTATGACATGCTAGAGTACCGCGCTACTTTTAGTGGAGGCAGCGTTATTATCTCTAACTAA
- a CDS encoding beta/alpha barrel domain-containing protein, with product MERNIPVFGSRLRNNIVTVPEVISQCSGIRVFGQSIKSFLFSTDVAIIRNTNANAIIAVYPFTPQPVISNALILAADKPIFCGVGGGLTTGVRSLELAIHAEFQGALGVVLNKPTPNSLITMLKEKIDIPVTITVVSEKDDFKGRLAAGVDIFNVSGAGKTAEIIKRIRDLDEKVAIIATGGKTEETIVQAIDAGANAISYTPPSTGELFKEIMDKYRAEE from the coding sequence GTGGAGCGTAATATTCCGGTTTTTGGTAGTAGATTAAGAAATAACATTGTAACGGTGCCAGAAGTAATCTCACAATGCTCGGGTATTCGTGTATTTGGGCAATCTATAAAGTCATTTCTGTTTAGTACAGATGTGGCAATTATTAGAAATACAAATGCCAATGCGATTATAGCGGTATACCCGTTTACGCCACAGCCGGTAATTTCTAATGCATTGATTTTGGCTGCCGATAAGCCTATTTTTTGTGGTGTCGGCGGCGGATTAACAACCGGTGTGCGATCGTTAGAATTAGCGATACATGCAGAATTTCAAGGGGCTTTAGGGGTGGTTTTAAACAAACCTACCCCTAATAGCCTTATTACTATGCTTAAAGAAAAGATTGATATACCGGTAACCATTACTGTGGTTTCCGAAAAAGATGATTTCAAGGGTAGATTAGCTGCAGGGGTTGATATCTTCAATGTATCGGGAGCAGGTAAAACAGCTGAAATCATTAAAAGGATTAGAGATTTAGATGAGAAAGTTGCAATTATTGCAACAGGCGGTAAGACCGAAGAAACAATAGTACAGGCAATTGATGCAGGGGCAAATGCAATATCATACACTCCACCAAGTACAGGCGAATTATTTAAAGAGATAATGGATAAATATCGTGCTGAAGAATAA
- a CDS encoding TonB-dependent receptor codes for MKLSIFTIAAFFALSMGVCAQEQETDSLEGQKVVLDEVFVSAIRVTKQSPVTFSNLTKEDIKPRNLGQDIPVLMNFLPSVVTTTDAGAGVGYTGIRVRGSDATRVNVTINGIPYNDAESQGTFWVNMPDFASSTESLQLQRGVGTSTNGAGAFGASLNVLTDGFSQDAYGQISTSIGSYSTLRNNLKFSTGLLNDHVEISGRLSKIKSDGYIDRARSDLESYFLQAAYKDDNTLIKALMFGGHEVTYQAWYGIDRQTLETDRTFNPSGIYTDLDGNTQFHDNEVDNYKQDHAQLLWNEQISDFWSTNIALHYTRGRGYFEQYIDESADVEGGDFNSENDDFATYGFEPLIVDGNEVNTTDLIRRRWLDNDFYGTVFSANYKKDKLDLIMGGGFNKYEGDHFGEVIWARYASNSSYKDRYYDDSSTKTDFNLYAKANYQLTDQWSLYGDLQYRTVGYKANGDETGLVDDTFNFFNPKAGVTFDLNANNNFYLSYAVANREPNRNDYESGNPKPEKLNDFELGWRYVSTKVQVKTNLYYMKYKDQLVVTGELNDVGAPLRENVGDSYRFGLEVDANVRLGDKFSIRPNIAISDNKNKDFFIDRDGLLQGLGDTNIAYSPNLVAGNILSYMPCKALSLSLYSKFVGEQYLSNTDTEASKLDSYFTNDFNITYEIKMNNVLKSIVFSGLVNNILNEKYVSNGYTYLDSWSTPGNTFEVQGYYPQAGTNFLLGATINF; via the coding sequence ATGAAACTATCTATTTTCACAATTGCGGCGTTTTTTGCGCTGAGTATGGGTGTCTGTGCCCAAGAACAGGAAACCGACTCTTTAGAGGGTCAAAAAGTAGTGTTGGACGAAGTGTTCGTTTCGGCAATTAGGGTAACCAAGCAATCTCCGGTTACATTTTCAAATCTTACAAAAGAGGATATCAAACCAAGAAATTTGGGTCAAGATATTCCGGTTTTAATGAATTTTTTACCATCTGTTGTAACCACTACGGATGCAGGTGCGGGTGTAGGTTATACAGGTATTAGAGTAAGAGGTAGCGATGCTACGCGTGTAAATGTTACCATTAACGGTATACCTTATAACGATGCGGAATCTCAAGGTACATTTTGGGTAAACATGCCAGATTTTGCTTCTTCAACAGAGAGTCTGCAATTACAACGTGGTGTAGGTACATCTACTAACGGTGCAGGTGCTTTTGGAGCGAGTTTAAATGTGTTAACTGACGGATTCTCGCAAGATGCATACGGACAAATATCAACTTCAATTGGTAGTTACAGCACCTTAAGAAATAACTTGAAATTCAGTACAGGACTCTTAAATGACCATGTTGAAATTTCAGGTAGATTGTCTAAAATAAAATCTGACGGATATATTGATAGAGCCCGTTCAGACTTAGAATCTTATTTTTTACAAGCTGCGTATAAAGATGATAATACTTTGATTAAAGCATTAATGTTTGGTGGTCATGAGGTTACGTATCAAGCTTGGTATGGTATAGATCGCCAAACTTTGGAAACGGATAGAACTTTTAATCCTTCAGGTATTTATACAGATCTAGATGGAAATACCCAATTTCATGATAATGAGGTAGATAATTATAAGCAGGATCATGCGCAGCTGTTATGGAATGAGCAAATTTCTGATTTTTGGAGTACCAACATTGCTTTGCATTATACAAGAGGTAGAGGCTATTTTGAGCAATATATAGATGAAAGTGCAGATGTTGAAGGAGGTGATTTTAACAGTGAGAACGATGATTTTGCTACCTATGGTTTTGAGCCTTTAATAGTTGATGGTAACGAAGTAAATACCACAGACCTCATTAGAAGACGTTGGTTGGACAATGATTTCTACGGTACCGTTTTTTCCGCAAACTATAAGAAAGACAAGCTAGACTTAATAATGGGTGGTGGCTTCAATAAGTATGAAGGTGACCATTTTGGCGAAGTAATTTGGGCTAGATATGCTAGCAATAGTAGTTATAAAGACCGCTACTATGATGATAGTTCAACTAAAACAGATTTTAATTTGTATGCAAAAGCAAATTATCAATTAACAGATCAGTGGTCGTTATATGGAGATTTGCAATATAGAACAGTTGGGTACAAGGCTAATGGAGATGAAACAGGTTTGGTTGATGATACATTTAATTTTTTCAACCCAAAAGCAGGGGTGACTTTTGATTTAAATGCCAATAACAATTTCTATTTGTCCTATGCGGTAGCTAATAGAGAGCCAAATAGAAATGACTATGAAAGTGGGAATCCTAAGCCAGAAAAATTAAATGATTTTGAATTAGGGTGGAGATACGTATCTACTAAAGTACAGGTAAAGACCAATCTTTATTACATGAAATATAAGGATCAATTAGTGGTAACAGGGGAATTAAATGATGTTGGTGCACCATTAAGAGAGAATGTTGGTGATAGTTACAGATTTGGTTTAGAGGTTGATGCGAATGTTAGATTGGGAGATAAATTTAGTATAAGACCTAATATTGCTATCAGCGATAATAAGAACAAAGATTTCTTTATTGATAGAGATGGACTATTGCAAGGTTTAGGAGATACTAATATTGCATATTCACCAAATTTGGTAGCAGGTAATATTCTTAGTTATATGCCTTGTAAAGCACTGAGTCTTTCACTGTATTCAAAATTTGTTGGCGAGCAATATTTAAGTAATACAGACACAGAAGCATCAAAATTGGATTCTTATTTTACGAACGATTTTAATATTACTTATGAAATAAAAATGAATAATGTATTAAAGTCTATTGTATTTTCTGGGTTGGTAAATAACATTCTAAACGAGAAATATGTGTCTAACGGGTATACCTATTTAGACAGTTGGTCTACCCCAGGTAATACTTTTGAAGTCCAAGGTTATTATCCGCAAGCGGGTACTAACTTTTTATTGGGAGCAACGATTAATTTTTAA